CGGAAAGCAAATGCTGGTGAACCCAAGCAAGATACACTGGATCTAGAGTAGCGTATTGAAATTGACTTTGGCTGAGGGGTCGTTTTCCCCAATCGCTTTGTTGCGAATTACTGTCAATATGGGAAAAACCACAGAGTTCGGCGGCAAGGGTTTTGAGTTTGAGATTGGAAACACCCAGGCGGTGGCGACCCATTTGACGCGCCAGCTGCAGGGTACAGGTAACGTTTTTGGCTTGGGTTTTCCCTAGGTATTGCAGGTCAAAGGCGGCGTTGTGGAAAATTTTTTCAATTTGGGGATTTGCTATAATGCGATGGATGAATTCTTTCACCAATTCTGGGCGATCGAGAACATCCAAAATATAGGTAGCTTTCCCCGTTGTATCTTTTGGATCGGCTAAAACCTGAATGAGGGAAATGCGGGGATGGGAAGTTTGCCAATCGGCGATTTCGGTATCGATCCAAAGGATGTTTGCCGCCGCCAATTTCGCGATCGCGGTTTGAATTTCGCTAGCTTGGGTTAAGGATGGCATAACTTTTAGCGATCGGTAACCAGATAAAGAACTTGATTTTTATAATCTCTCGTTCGATCGACGATTTGAACCTTTTTTTCCTGTAGGATTTGTTCCAGTAGTTGGTTGATATAAAATTTACTAAAGCCAGAAAACGCTTTTTCAGTTTGGTCAATTAAGCTACCGCGTCCTAACATGTGTTGCGTTTTTACGATATTAAGCATATGATTTTTGATGTCTTCATCTTTTCCATCTTCGCCATTCCCACCATTATCTTCAGGAACGATACCCAAATTTTGTAGCAGCGTACAGCGATGCAACACTTCCGATTTCCGAACTAGTTCTTGTAACTTAGCCAAATTGGGATTCATGTTACCAATTGTCAATTCCCTAGCATTCGCAGCATTAACTAGACTGTGGTACGTTGCCAAATAACAAACGGAATCCAGGTGGGGGATAATACGTTGGTTTTCTTTAGGATTGACAAATAGTTTTTGAAACTTTTGATATCCTTTGTTATGCGGTTGCCCTACTTTTTCCGCACGTATTAAAATTAAGGAATCACAAATTTGCTGTTTTTGTAACTGTTCGCAATTTTTCATCAAGGCATCGAAGCTGTTGAGATTGGGTTTTTCACTCCAAACCACACCTATTTTTTTATTATTGGCATCGCGATAGCTAAACGAATAACTCCGATATTTTTCATGCTTTAACAAATGGGGTTGAATATCGTTTACTTGTAAAGCCGCTAGCGCTTCTTGTAGGTATTTTACCAAGTCTTTTGAATCAAATTTCCGGATGCGATCGATTTTCTGTTCGTGTTTTTTGAACTCTTTCTTCCAGAAAAGCTGAAATGCTGCGATTGGATTGTCTGGTACATCCCCACCACCTGGACCATCATCTCCAATTCCACCAACTTTAACTTTAACTTTTCTAATTTTATTACTACCTAACTTTAAAGCAGCCCTCGGAAAAAGCTTGCCACCGGGGAAATTTTTCTCTAAATCTTCTCGACTCAGTGGATAAATGGGAGATTCGGGTTTCGGCTTGGCTTGTTGGTGAAGGGAAGCCAATCGTTTTTCCCAGATTTCTTCAGCCTGTTCAAACTTAATAGGCTTGAGTTGAACCGTAGATGTAATGCGGTCTTTGTCTGCCGCAACTACTTTGGTATTGTTGGTTTTCCAAGTGTTGGTAATTAAACTGAGAATGACCAGTACGTTGTTTAAGCCTTGACTATGCAAGGTCGTGTTAACATGCAATAATTGTTGGATAATAGTAGGATTGTCGGGATTGTCTAATTGGTCGAAACAAAGAACAATCGGTTGCGTCTTTTGGGAAATTTTGCAAAAATTGCTTAGGATATTTTGAGCATCGGTTTCCGAGTCAATCGGTTTCTTAATGCCAATAGCCTCTTGTTCCTCTGTGTCGAGGTCTTCTCCCTTCAGCCAGTCGCAGGCAGGAATAAATAACTCTTGTTGGGTAAGGGCATAAAGTGCTTTAAAGAAATCATTGGGTCGAGAAATACCGCTAGGATAGGTAGCTTTAAAGTTACGAACAAATATGCTGCGTTCTCCCAGAATTTTTTTTGTCAAACTTTCATCTTGAAATGCTGATAAACTTTCCAGCCATAGCAACAATTGCGATTTCTCTTGACCCTCGGGAACGTGCATTAAACTTTCGACAGTATAGCGTAAAATATGTCGCCAAACATGGTCGGAATCTGCCCAAGGACCAATATAAGCAAAAAAAGCTCGATCGCGAAGTTCTTTTTTTAACCTTCCCAACAGATAGGTTTTCCCAGAACCTGGATCGCCGAGAAGTAAAACCGTGCGAATTTGGCGATCGCTTTCTACAGTATCCAAAGTTCGGATAATTTGCTTGCGTTCGTTTTGATGGATGGAACGAACGGCGAGGCTATCTTCTTGTTTTTCTTCCCAGAAGTTACGACTGTAGATGGAATCAAATGGATTGAGTTCCCTTTTGATGATTTCATCAATAGGATGTGGATGTGTCATTTTCCCTCAAAAAACAAGCGTACAGAGAAAGGAATAAGATATTGCTAGGTAAGCATGATAAAAAATAGATTGCCAGAGAATTCGTTGTAGATGGCTGCATCTATTTGTTCTTTGGTATAGTCGCTTTCGTCTTGTAAGGCGCTAAGTTCGATTTTGTTTTCTCGTTGCAATCGATACAAAGCATTATCTACATCATCTCGCGAAAGGGGTGGTTGCAATTTGTGCCGCAGTTGGTAAATTGGCAGGTAATTTTGGGTTCCGAGTTCCCGATCTAAGTTCCGAATGGTTTGTAAAATATCTTCATCGCTAAGTTCGCTGGTGGAAGTTGTTCCATCTACAGTTCCACCCATGACTTGACGCATGAAACGCAAGTAATTGGTCAGCAGCTTGGCAGATAATGTTATATTGGCAGAGGTGCGATCGTCTTCGTATTCTTGTAGAAGATATTGTTTGCCTTCTTCTGTCAGCCAAGCTTCTTTCAGCTGGGTTTCGACGACACCGATCAACCCCCGTTCGATCAGATTACGAATGATGGATTGTTTCCGTTCGCCGGTAGGTTTTTTAACGTCTCCAGGTTTGGCTGTTTGTTTGGCGCAGGCTTGGAGGATTTTTAACTCCTCGGTGGTAATGGGTAGCTGGCTGGTGTCTACTTCGAGAAGCTGTTTTCCGGTGGGTTCGATTTTAAATTTTGTGATGTCTTCGCGGTAATCTACGTAGCCGCGATCGCCTAAATTTCGACAAATGCGATCGCGTTCGGGGGCTTTTGTTTTAGAATTGGGTTGTAAGTTGGAAATGGGAGCGCGATATCCCTCAAATCCAAGCAACTTGAGTAAAAATTTTAGCTCGATAACTTCCATGCGATCGCTCTTATCCTAAAAATACAGGTTATCTTCTCT
This window of the Geitlerinema sp. PCC 9228 genome carries:
- a CDS encoding ATP-binding protein; this encodes MTHPHPIDEIIKRELNPFDSIYSRNFWEEKQEDSLAVRSIHQNERKQIIRTLDTVESDRQIRTVLLLGDPGSGKTYLLGRLKKELRDRAFFAYIGPWADSDHVWRHILRYTVESLMHVPEGQEKSQLLLWLESLSAFQDESLTKKILGERSIFVRNFKATYPSGISRPNDFFKALYALTQQELFIPACDWLKGEDLDTEEQEAIGIKKPIDSETDAQNILSNFCKISQKTQPIVLCFDQLDNPDNPTIIQQLLHVNTTLHSQGLNNVLVILSLITNTWKTNNTKVVAADKDRITSTVQLKPIKFEQAEEIWEKRLASLHQQAKPKPESPIYPLSREDLEKNFPGGKLFPRAALKLGSNKIRKVKVKVGGIGDDGPGGGDVPDNPIAAFQLFWKKEFKKHEQKIDRIRKFDSKDLVKYLQEALAALQVNDIQPHLLKHEKYRSYSFSYRDANNKKIGVVWSEKPNLNSFDALMKNCEQLQKQQICDSLILIRAEKVGQPHNKGYQKFQKLFVNPKENQRIIPHLDSVCYLATYHSLVNAANARELTIGNMNPNLAKLQELVRKSEVLHRCTLLQNLGIVPEDNGGNGEDGKDEDIKNHMLNIVKTQHMLGRGSLIDQTEKAFSGFSKFYINQLLEQILQEKKVQIVDRTRDYKNQVLYLVTDR